A stretch of Synechococcus sp. MIT S9220 DNA encodes these proteins:
- a CDS encoding glycosyltransferase: MTVSRILGIDASNITSGGGLVHLSSILNSNNIDNCGFISVFVFSSSSTLNLLPDFPWLYKVSHPLLDKSPLFRFIWQIFYSQKSCRQFNVDVLFVPGGIYLGFFPRIVSMSQNMLPFNLSELFRYRFSKTTFRLLVVRLLQIFTFLRSAGVIFLTKFSSNVVTSSLPFPLNDYIIIPHGINPIYFSEPLLQNSIHSFSTTSPFSLVYVSIIDVYKHQVNVVKAISLLRANFNWPLQLNLIGPSYLPAFKRFSSAIYSHDPNHQWISYHGALSPTEISLFYKHSHLALFASSCENLPIILLEKMSSGLPVACANIRPMSDIFPANIGLFDPLNIFSIYKSLYSLISSPSLRAHSSRQSFKSSLDYSWNKCANETFAYLSSFTN; encoded by the coding sequence ATGACTGTGTCTAGGATTCTTGGTATTGATGCAAGTAACATTACATCTGGCGGAGGCTTAGTTCATCTATCTAGTATTCTCAATTCTAATAATATTGATAATTGTGGTTTTATTTCTGTTTTTGTCTTCTCCTCTTCTTCTACACTCAATCTTCTGCCTGATTTTCCTTGGCTTTATAAAGTTAGTCACCCTCTTCTTGATAAAAGCCCATTATTTCGCTTTATATGGCAAATATTTTATAGTCAGAAAAGCTGTAGGCAATTCAATGTAGACGTTTTGTTTGTTCCAGGTGGAATTTACCTTGGTTTTTTCCCTCGGATAGTTTCAATGTCCCAAAATATGCTTCCTTTTAATCTTTCTGAGTTATTTAGATACCGTTTTTCTAAGACTACCTTTCGTTTACTAGTTGTTAGGCTTTTACAGATATTTACTTTTTTGCGTTCTGCAGGTGTTATATTTTTGACTAAATTTTCCTCAAATGTTGTCACTTCATCTCTCCCATTTCCTCTGAATGACTACATAATCATTCCCCATGGAATTAACCCTATTTATTTCTCAGAGCCCCTTCTCCAGAATTCCATTCATTCATTTTCAACCACCTCACCCTTTTCCTTGGTCTATGTTTCTATTATCGATGTTTATAAGCATCAGGTCAATGTTGTTAAGGCAATATCTCTTCTCCGCGCTAATTTTAATTGGCCTTTGCAACTGAATTTGATCGGCCCTTCATATCTTCCAGCCTTTAAGAGGTTCTCTTCTGCTATCTACAGCCATGACCCAAACCATCAATGGATTTCATATCATGGTGCACTATCTCCCACCGAGATTTCTTTGTTTTACAAGCATTCACACTTAGCTTTGTTTGCTAGTAGCTGCGAAAACTTACCGATTATTTTACTAGAGAAAATGTCTTCTGGTTTACCCGTTGCCTGTGCAAACATCCGTCCTATGTCTGATATTTTTCCGGCTAATATCGGTCTATTTGACCCTTTGAATATTTTTTCTATTTATAAATCTCTATATTCGTTAATATCATCTCCAAGTTTGCGCGCTCATTCCTCTCGACAGAGTTTCAAATCATCGCTAGACTATTCATGGAACAAGTGTGCTAATGAAACCTTCGCATATCTAAGTTCCTTCACTAATTAA